Within the Hevea brasiliensis isolate MT/VB/25A 57/8 chromosome 2, ASM3005281v1, whole genome shotgun sequence genome, the region AAGTGGCAGGGGACCTTTAAGTGCTGTGATCATCGTAAACATAGTAAATGCAGGCAAAATAAAGCCCTTGATCATCTTAGTGATGATGTTGATGAGCTCAACTCTCGAGTGAAAGGAGCCAATCAGCGTGCCCGCAAGTTACTTGGGAACTGACACTGAGCAGCCACCAGACTACCAAACTTAATTTCTGCTTATTGTTTATTGGTTGTAATGTCCTTTTAACCTCCTGCTGTTGAATTCATTTGTTCATGCCTGAAACCATTAATTGGTATTCATGCATGCTACTGAATATTTTTTTTCTTGCAAGATATTAtcatgcatcttcttctacttttCTGTTTAGTTTCTTCTATTGACAGTATGATTTCTGTATGGTGACCGTCACTGTACCAGCTTAAGAATTACTCGATGTCCAATTACAATGAAAATCCTTTAAAATGATTTCAATTTGATGGCTTTAGACAATGTAAAAGGAACCGAGATTTCCAGTAGACTTTCTACTGGCTGGTTTCGCATAGCCAGGAGATTTGGAAGATAATGCTGCAACCAGGTGACAATGGATGGACTGTGCTTACCAGAACGCAGAAACAATAGGAATATGCAATCCCATTGCCCAGatgcaaaataatttctccaactGACGTATGCTCGAATACAACTTGATATAaacctttttaattaataaatcatAATTACTTTGAATCAAAGTTTAACATTTAAATCTTTCTTATATGCTGTGTCTCAGAAATTTCACTTACCTTAGTTCTTTGTTCCCTCAAGAGTTTGGCAACTTTGGTTGGAATATGCAATCCCCTTGCCCAGatgcaaaataatttctccaactGACGTATGCCCGAATACAACTTGATATAaacctttttaattaataaatcatAATTACTTTGAATCAAAGTTTAacatttaaatttttcttatatgcTGCGTCTCAGAAATTTCACTTACCTTAGTTCTTTGTTCCCTCAAGAGTTTGGCAACTTTGGTTGGAATATGCAATCCCCTTGCCCAGatgcaaaataatttctccaactGACGTATGCTCGAATACAACTTGATATAaacctttttaattaataaatcatAATTACTTTGAATCAAAGTTTAACATTTAAATCTTTCTTATATGCTGTGTCTCAGAAATTTCACTTACCTTAGTTCTTTGTTCCCTCAAGAGTTTGGCAACTTTGGTTGGAATATGCAATCCCCTTGCCCAGatgcaaaataatttctccaactGACGTATGCTCGAATACAACTTGATATAaacctttttaattaataaatcatAATTACTTTGAATCAAAGTTTAACATTTAAATCTTTCTTATATGCTGTGTCTCAGAAATTTCACTTACCTTAGTTCTTTGTTCCCTCAAGAGTTTGGCAATTTTGGTTGGAGATCATACTCGTTCTGGCAACTgtctcaattttggatttcaaccTCTTGAGAGAACATAGAACTTAGAACTAAGGCAAGTGAAATTTCTCAGACACAGCAAGGCAAGACGATCTCATACAAGAAAGATCTCAATATTCTGAATGTATCTGCTTACATTCATAGGAAGGATTCTGCTAAGAAGGagcttaattatatataattgttTACAGCATAATTATTAAGCAACAAAAAAAATTTCTCTTGTTTTCTACAAGTAATACAAAGCTTTTTACAGACGGATATGACACGAGTATAATGAGACATAATACTTTCAGCTTCCTAGCTCGACCCAGACAGCAGGAGATCTTCATGTATAATAACAAAACGTTGATACACATCGCAAACAGGTATGAAGATACGCGGAAGCATACTCTGTTTCATGCTTAATTATTTAAGAGAATGTTTCATGCTCCTCACTCTTCACGGGAATCCAGCTGCCTTTTGAGGCAATTTTCTTCCTAGCATGTGATAAACCAAAGAATATAGCCCATAAAAGCCCCAAGCACCAGGATACTCTCAACTTTGACATGCTTTGAGAATTTCGAGTCCACCACCACCGCCACAGCCCTGGCTCCAGTAACCATGCTAACACCATTACTACCACTGTGAAATTAGCCTAATGCCTAAATCTCCACCATATCATGCACCTCTCCATCATGGTTCCCGACATAAGAAAGTGTCAGCATCTTCTTTGTGGCAACCAATCTAGTGTACCTCCGGCGGTTCAAGGACCGTTCAGGTTGCGGAAAGGCACATCCAGATGGTTAGGTTTGGGTTCCCAGATGGGCTGCCTGTCTTGTCCTGCCAGCCCAATCACAACATGGACAGGAtatccttttcaagtaattccacATGTGAAGTTATTCACGGGAAAAAAGCCTCTCGTTCAGGATGGAGTTAGAAAATTTTCATTGGGTTAAAAGTGTACATTTAATTAACTGAATCAAATATCcggtttataatttaatttttaaatgtaaaaaaactaatttgattttaaaaaatgtttgatttaatttttaaatacagTAAATAACAGATAAATTAACTTATTTAATAAACCTTTTAAAACTGCCGCTTATAACTTACGATTTACATtaattctatttttaaaattatttttcaaaaagttaatttggttttattttttatttaaaatatattatcctttaaaatttactaatttcaaagttttgttttttaaattaatttttatataaaaattatttaaaattataaaagtaataaaaaaatacaaaatattataaattataattaaattaattataatgttgattctaatatgataaaaaaatgtttatattatataaaaataactatgtttttgaaaaattatatttataatttttatatatgttatataataaattaataattatttatctattttaataataaaataaataatataatatattctattattaattattttacatttaacaataacaactaaatataattttattaaaaaattaaaatatataactaCAATTGTttatttgtaaaaattaaaaaaaaagtgatacaatgaattataaatatattttttacaatTAATCCTTTAAATAAGTAGCTATTATTGCCTTTATGGACCGGTAATCAGTGATACAGTGTCTATATCATCATGCAGAGACATTAGAATATTAGCTAATTATTAGGTACAGCAGGAGCACTAAAAAATAGTGCTCATTCTTTTACAGAAAGTGGGTCATTCCTATTATACAGAGAGTGGATCACATATGATTGTGAGAGAAGGTATATGTACATCGGGTGCACATAATAATTCATCTAGAATATTCAAACATGCATTAATGATTTTCGTCCACTttcaaaattatcaaagtttcaaaaaataaataactactatatatatatatatatatatatatatatatatatatatatatatatatatatatcaaggtaATCAActctaaatttcacaaaaattcacCTCTCATcttgagaattttaatttaatttaattttttcaattaCATAAAAAAATGATGCAAATCCAATTTAATTaaacttataaaaaaattttattatattaaataataatttaaaatatataaaactaaaaaaaaaattatctaaatCTAATTTATGATGAACTCAAAATGTAAatgtataaattttatttattttatatataaattttattataaaagttTTCCATATATAACTTAGCTAGGAGATAGAATGAAGAGAAAGAAGTAAATTCTACAAAGGCAATTCTTATGGGGGTGTATCTTAATAATAACTACATGTCTCTAATTGTCcctacaaattaaaaaaaaaattgaagtcatgaaatgcacaaattgaggtATCGTCCTAATTTCCACACCTACAAATATTCGTGACTAATTTGATGAAGAGATATATCTTTGCCGACTTCCTCCCAGAAAGGTGGCCCCCTTTTCTTCCTTGGCAAAATTATATTCGTTCATGGGTCTCTTGCTTTGCATTAAAACACTCTCTTCTATCGCCATCTTCCCTCTCTTTTCCCCTCTGTCTCTTCACAACTCTCTCTTTCGACCTCCCATGAAGTCCTCTTCCTctacctcttcttcttcttcttcttcaaccacCATGTCTCGTCATTCTTGCCTTTTAATCTTGATGTTTCTCCTCCTTTTCTTTTTCACCTCCGCGGATAGACACCCAAACCCTACTTCTTCCTTTGAGTCCTCTTCAAGAAACCACCGCTTCTACCGCCATCATTTCAACCGTCCACCCCCTTCTTGTGATTCTTTCCCTCACAAGACTACTCGTTCCTTGTGCATTCATTTTCAAAGAATGAACACACATCGACTTCTTGGGCCACCACCGCCAACTCCGCCTTCACCACCCAATGAGGAAATCGATCCAAGATATGGCGTGGAGAAGAGATTAGTTCCCTCTGGGCCAAACCCACTTCACAATTGAAGAGTTTCATTCCTTTCCGTTCGCCaagtattttttaattaaaaccaGCGTCAATACCATAGTTTTGTCTCCTTGTAGTAGTAGGCGCAGCACACCACTAAATTTGGCCAACTGCCTCTATTATTGGCCGAAAGTTTCATCATCATCATAATCATCATCTTCTTcgtctttctttctttccttctgTAACGTTTCTTTGTATTTCTTGGTTTCTTTTACGTTGTCCTTGTCACGCTTTATTCGGCATCAGCGATGGAAGCAGAGAGCGATCATTAAAGGCCACCAGTAACTACAACAAAAGGTCAGTCTTTCTCAGAGATTAGTTTTTTTTTCCCCCAATCCCTTGTACTACAAGCGAGATCCTCATCAAGAGATTGCTATTTCCATGCTTGTATTGTGCGTTAATAATTCGGTGATAGCTTGTGATAGTCTCATCCATGACGAGAAAGGGTCGAGATTTTTGTCCAAAAAAAAGCACCTAAATGGTTTGCTTTCctggggatttttttttttttcaaaatcaaACCATATGGTTTAAATTCAGAGGAGGCAGTGGAGTTCAAGAGAAACCCATGAGCTTCATCAAATTTGGAGCTGTTTTGAGGACAAAATGGTCTTGTAGCAGTTCATCGTGGTGGGTCTGCAATTATTGTATTGATGTATAGCTTATTAATTAGCTTGTGTAAATTTTCAAAATCtattaatatgaattaatataAAGATTTCTTTCCTTATCTTAATTATTTCTTGCTTTTTTTTAAGAGAGAattatttcttgattatctaattTCCTCTAATTGCTGTAATTTTAACAATTTATACATAATAATCTGATTCTTGGGGAAAAAAAAAGACATTGAAATTGAGATTAATTTGGAAAATTAATTATGTGGGGTTAATTAATCAAGAATAGCTTTTGTAGGTGATGGGAAACTGTTTGTTACCATGACAGACCACCAGTGGTGTGAATATTTTGTTAAGTGGACGCTTAATTACTTTCATTAGGTAGTTTGGTTTCACATCACAACAAACATTAATTAGGTCTTATTATTCTTAATCTTTGCCATAATTAATGATTATCAATCCGCATTTGAAGAAAACTATTGGAATTAATCTGCCTATCCATTCAGCAATGTTTAAAACTTCATAGAGAAATTAAATTTAAGGTAGGCTTTTATTagggcacaattttcataaaaaaacatcttttattttttttttaatcgaaAAGTTTTAGCTTgtagaaatatttttttattttttatttttcaaaaaaaaatcaatttttatttcttataaaaaaatCATTCACCtaagaataataaaaaataaatttttaattaaaaaaataaaaattattcatatatttcataattaaaaaataaattattataaaatatatttaaaaacttattttaGGCTGCATTTATTtcactaaaaatattttcttgaaaattatttttcacattttttagtATTTTAGTATTAAAAAAATGAgttaacgaaaaatatttttcttatcaAAATAAAAACTAACTCATTTTAAGGAAAAtgattctattttttattttatagactttaataaatttattgaaatgtaaaaatatttatataagtatatatcattaatttaacattataactaaataacgaaaaatatttctataaaaaaattttttagaaaatatttttcatgaaaaatattttttatatataaattatttaatgtgaaaaaactaaaaatttattattaaaatattttagtatatattgttcatttatttataataacatgattattttttatcattgtaaataaatattttattaaataactatttaattataaaaagttatattataattttgattatagaAAAAaccatattttttatttaaaaaatagttaaaaaatataatattgttGTTATAAAGAAAAACTGTGAAAAACAACTAAAAtctattttctaaatttaaaaaaacTGGAAACATAATTTTCTAATTCTTCATTTGAAAAAATTgacatatattaataaaaaaaatttatcttttacctttttttatatatttttttttcaaaaattacttttaatttttcataagtgaataaatattaaaattttcatattaattAGTCTAATGAATTagtggataataataataataataataataataataataataataataataataaattcttaAGTCTCTTTCATTTTTAgacatttttaaaataataaagaaaatagttGGCTATTCATTAGTGGACTCCTACATATGTGGAGATAGTCAAGAGAGTAATTAAGTTGTATCCATCAGGAAATATTAAATCTGTGGATAGGAAATACTAGCTGCATACATTTAATAGCTTCAATAGCTACGTTTACATGCcccatatctatatatatataacataattAGAGTGAAAATCAGAATTCTAttgtttttatataaatatattttaaatatttaccaccatttttttatttttttttccttttaacttttttaataaaataataattataccttcatttaattttctaaatgtTCTCTTTCACTTTGTTAATGAGAATTTTTAATATGGCAACATAAAGATAAGAAAGCTCAGTTTTATCTCTAAACTTTTAGTTCATGCCTAAATAAgtctatttttaattttgatttttaatttaattttaaattaatttaattttttaaaaaataaaattaaaataatatttttttcaaaatttttaataataaaattttaattttatattttaaatattaaaaatcatttttaaatactaaaaataatttactattttaatcaaaataaaaaaaaattgaaaaataaaaaaataagtacACAAGAACACCAACCCATAAGCCTATGTTGACTCTTCATCCACCTCCGACATCTCCCTCCTAATAAACCTCTTCACAGAGATTTGGTGGTACTCAGCTCAATTTCCACAACCATCAACAAATTTAACAAGTTTTAACTATAAACAAATATTTAGGGAGCAAAAACCAAAAATCAGAACCATCACAAATCCAAACCCAAAACCAAATGGTCGTCTTCAAGCACCTCACTCATCACTGCACCACCATTGATCCTGCCTCTCCGCCACCCCCTTCAATGGCCTACCTTTCCAATCCCTTACTAACTTACTCTTGGAGGTTTCCCCGAGCCCTCTTCCCAAAATTGCATCCCTAAACTTCACACCCATTGAGCGTATCATCCAGCTTAACCTTCGTATGATAGACCCAAAAGTCGAATTCTTCAAGAATGGAACTAAAGATGTAGTGGTAGCTAGGTTCATCCACTTCGTTCTTAACTATTTGAGATTTCTAGCGAAGCTGGGGTTGTACCCGAAGGATATGGTTATGAGGGAGTGTTACAAAAGGAAAGGAATATGGAAGATGTTACTGTCAGAGTGGTTACGCAAGCAGTGAAAATGGGACATTAGAGAGTTGAGTGGATGGTATTGGATTGGAATGTGAATGCTATTAAGTTTTATGAAGAGATGGATGTGAAGGTTTTGATGGAGTGGAGGATTTGCAGATTCAATGGGGAAGCTTTTAAggcttatcttgagattttagtcGTTAATGTTGAAATATTTTATTTGTCTTATTGACTTTATTTTcacttttataaaataaaaatatatatatatatatatatatatatatatatatatatatatatatatatatatatatatatatatatatatatatttaggtTAACTTTATAGTCCAAATGTgtatataacaaaaaaaataagtGATCACTAAAGTTTAATGAGCTAAACCCAAACATTGTTTTGATGGGTTTTGGATTCTAGTTGTCATCTAATCCTATTTGGATTACAAGAAACGTATTAGGGTTACGACGGGAGAACCCAACCATGGAGCATTTGTGCGTGACAATTTTTCGTTCATGCAGGTTCAGAGATTGAGATAAACACACTACAACCATGGAGGAGAATTAGAagaattttcaagttatttaatTATCGTAATTTTAGTTTTGTGTATATACAACCAATACTTTAATTCTTTTAACTGTTTTTTCTGCAAGTAATTTCAATTATTGGggaaattttttatttcaatgagATTAaacggagaaaaaaaaaaaaagaagaagaaaaagtagaaaaagaagaagaaataggATTTTTTGGTTTGTCGAATATGGGTTGGGCTATTAGTTTTAGGttttttatttgtaaataataaataattttttatatttaaaattataaatttaatatttaaaaattaagaaaatcattattttctttttcaaaaattaagtttatttaaaattaaataaaaatttggaTTGATAGAGACAAAAAGTTTAAAGTTGTCTTATTTTTTTCTATAAAGTAACATATCCAAAAGTCGTCGTTTTGCTTTATGTGTGATAGGGAAAGAaaggtgtaaaaaaaaaaaaaaaagcgctttattttaataaaattaattatttaattttatatttaaaaaaatatattttttaatttatatatttaattttattaaattatttatttattaaatttttttattaattaattaattttaatatctattaaattactatttaattttttatttcaataaaattattttgagtaatttagtctcttttattttaataaaattaattaattaatttttatattttaaaatatatattttaaataaaaaattataaattttattatgtaaaaattaaattgaattttatatatattttaaaaattatttaaataatattttaattaattttttaatatcatttttatatttttttattaaaaattaaatttttttaaattatcaacTTACATTTACATTAAGCAATACTTGATTTAAATATCatttcttaataaaaaaaatataaaaataatatttagagaattaaataaaaatatataaataatttaaaaaaatataaatttagatttatctccacaaaataaaatttttattttttttaaattaattaactaaataatttttattaaaataaaaaaaacaataatttaattgaattaaaattaattaaataataaaaaattaaacagtttaatcaaaaaattaaataatatttattttttaaataaaagaattGAATAATTAGTTCATTAAAATGCATTCACAaaatagtaattaaaaaaaaaaaccccacCGACGAAGAGGCTGGCTTCCATTTCCGCGTTTGCTAAAGTCGGAGAAGTAATAAAGAAAAACAGTAGTTCACTTGGATCCCAGCTTCCAAAAGATGGCGCGTCTATCGAATTCGGTCTGCCTGATTCTAATTTTCCCTCTGCTACTGAACCTCGCCTTCTCCAAAACCCTCAAACGCGACGGTATATCTCCAGATCTCTCTTTTTCTTTCGTCTTACTATACCCCAATTGTAGATTTTCTTTTTCAATTCCCTCCATTTCTGCTCTCTTTTTCCTCAGTCAAGGCTTTGAATGAGATTAAGGCGTCGCTCGGATGGAGAGTTGTTTACGCTTGGGTCGGCGACGATCCTTGCGGTGATGGCGATCTGCCCCCATGGTCCGGTGTCACTTGCTCCACTCAAGGAGATTATAGAGTTGTCACTGAATTGTAAGTTACTGATTGTACACACTTTGAAAATTTTTCAATGTTTCTTTTCAAGGCAAAAGGGAAATTGAATTTTATGTTTATTGCTTTCAGGGAAGTTTATGCCGTGTCAATTGTTGGGCCGTTTCCTACTGCTGTTACCAATCTGTTGGATCTCACGAGGCTGTATGATtagctttgtttttctttttcgtcATCCTTTAAATTTGTCTGTCTTTTTGCTTCAATTAATATTATATGAATTTTTCTATTTAACAGGGATCTGCATAACAACAAACTTACAGGGCCTATTCCTCCCCAAATTGGGCGCTTGAAGCGTCTTAAGATACTGTATACCCTTTTGCTTCCTTTCAtactatgattttttttttccccctaaTTTTTAACCTTTGTAATAATTTGGTTCGATTTAGTTGTTGCAAAGTTTGATTTATTATCTTGGTCTTTTTGTTCCCCCTGTTTTCTTAGTAATTTGAGGTGGAATAAACTACAAGATGCCATTCCTCCTGAAATTGGTGAACTCAAGAGTCTAACCCATCTGTGAGTAAATTTCACTTTCTCCGGCTATGATTTGATATTGGTACTGCTTCTGTTTTCATAAAAATTTAGTCTGGTTAAAGTTGAAGGAGCAAAGTTTTGCAGATACCTGAGTTTTAATAATTTCAAAGGTGAAATACCAAAGGAGCTAGCTAATCTTCCTGAGCTCCGGTATCTTTATCTACATGAGAATCGCTTTTCTGGGCGAATTCCTGCCGAGTTGGGGACATTGCAACATCTTCGGCACTTGTAATATTCTATGTTCTCCTTTGAATATTTTTGCAGAAATGGTTAGCATTATAGTTTTAATGTCTCATTTTCCAACCGTATGTGTAGGGATGTTGGCAGCAACCACTTGGTGGGTACCATAAGAGAATTAATACGTTTTGAGGGTTGCTTTCCTGCACTTCGCAACCTGTAAGTTTATCTGATCAGCCAAAtttacaattatttttatttcagtGATATTTTCTACTGAATGAACAATCTACTAATTTAAATAACTCAATTTCTAACCATGATATGTAGCTACCTAAATAATAATTACCTCACTGGAGGAGTCCCTGCACAACTTGCAAACTTGAGCAATTTAGAAATATTGTAAGTTTTGTTTATTTtcatctttattattatttttcgtgCTCTTTTTTTTCCCAGTTTTTGTCTTCATGGGATGGTATTGAttctcttttctttatttttttttataatttaatttgtaaGAGTTGCACTAAAGAATTGACTTCTGGCTAGATTTCCATTACTTTTTACGATGAGGTTTGTGTAA harbors:
- the LOC110666986 gene encoding CLAVATA3/ESR (CLE)-related protein 10 gives rise to the protein MGLLLCIKTLSSIAIFPLFSPLSLHNSLFRPPMKSSSSTSSSSSSSTTMSRHSCLLILMFLLLFFFTSADRHPNPTSSFESSSRNHRFYRHHFNRPPPSCDSFPHKTTRSLCIHFQRMNTHRLLGPPPPTPPSPPNEEIDPRYGVEKRLVPSGPNPLHN
- the LOC110646176 gene encoding probable leucine-rich repeat receptor-like protein kinase At1g35710, which produces MARLSNSVCLILIFPLLLNLAFSKTLKRDVKALNEIKASLGWRVVYAWVGDDPCGDGDLPPWSGVTCSTQGDYRVVTELEVYAVSIVGPFPTAVTNLLDLTRLDLHNNKLTGPIPPQIGRLKRLKILNLRWNKLQDAIPPEIGELKSLTHLYLSFNNFKGEIPKELANLPELRYLYLHENRFSGRIPAELGTLQHLRHLDVGSNHLVGTIRELIRFEGCFPALRNLYLNNNYLTGGVPAQLANLSNLEILHLSYNKMSGIIPAALAHIPRLTHLYLDHNQFSGRIPDVFYKHSYLKEMYIEGNAFKPGVNPIGVHKVLEVSDADFLV